The Bacteroidia bacterium genomic interval TGAATTGGGAGTAATTGGTATCCAAAAAGCTCCAGCAGCAGAGAAGGATATTTTGCTGGCACCCATTTCTTCGACTTTGCCTATCGTCTGTGGCCATATCAAATATTTTGAACAGCCTCCTCCGGGAACAGAACTTTTGTATTTCTCCGATACTTATGAAGCAGGTATTCCGCTGCAGGCCTTTAAGGTTAAGGGGGCACCTTTTTATGCCTTTCAGGGCCATCCGGAAATCTCCAGTTCAGATCTTTTCGATCGAATCAAACCCATGATGTATAGAAAGCACTACTTCCCGAAACGGAAAGGGCATCCGGAGGATGAAAAATACGGTTACAATCATCAGGCCTTCCTTGATGCATCAAGTATTAGAAATGATACCACAGAAGCCCAAAATTTGCTAAAGCGCTTTGTAGACTTGGTGCGGGTAGGAGCTTTTTCAAATGAAGACTAAGTCTTCAATTTTTTGACCTCTTTCAGCATATTTTTATCAGCGAAAAATTCGGTATAGCTATGCCCCTTGAATTCAACCGGAATTCGGGAATCAGCAAAGCGTTTTTTTATATAGGCTTCCAACCTCCCATAGGATTCTTTTTCGAAAACGACTTTGCTTCTTGCCGCCCTCTCTTCTCCAAAGTGATGCTTAATTACGGCTTTCAATTCCTGAAGGCGCTCCTTGGCTGTACGTGTAGTAATGCCAATCTTCCAGGCCGCTGTATCCTTCTTTTTTGACGGAATATGGATGCAGTACAAGCGGGCAGTAAGAAGCCTTGATTTGATGTTCTCAAAAACTTTCAGTCGTATAATATCAATAGCTTCTTTTCCTGTGCGGAGGAAATACTCGAAATCTTTGAGCTTTTGGGCCTGTAAGTCTGAAAACTCATTTACCGATAATAAACCCAATCCAATTTTGGCTTGCTGAGTAAAACGATGCCAATTTCCCCAGGCTTCCAGATGCCGGCTTTCAACTAATCGCTCCCATACCTTGTGAAGATTCAGTATGTCGTTTTGGAATAGCAGGTGAAAGGCAGAGTTTTTCTGCCCTTTGCGATGAAAAGGCTCTAAGGCAAATTGATCGTATAGGATTCTCAGGGCTCTCTTTTCTGTGTCACTAAGTGGGCTGGCATAAAAATCTGTGTAAAAGGGAATAGCAGGAACAATTTCATCCAGACCTCCTTTTTCAATGCTTTTGCATGTATGTCCTGTATGTGCGAAATGATGGGTCAGGATCTCTCCCTTTTTTGCAATGAGTTTGGCCTGACA includes:
- a CDS encoding GIY-YIG nuclease family protein → MATEVFLPYGLDDNDQIVHISQVESGSSLLSCPFCQAKLIAKKGEILTHHFAHTGHTCKSIEKGGLDEIVPAIPFYTDFYASPLSDTEKRALRILYDQFALEPFHRKGQKNSAFHLLFQNDILNLHKVWERLVESRHLEAWGNWHRFTQQAKIGLGLLSVNEFSDLQAQKLKDFEYFLRTGKEAIDIIRLKVFENIKSRLLTARLYCIHIPSKKKDTAAWKIGITTRTAKERLQELKAVIKHHFGEERAARSKVVFEKESYGRLEAYIKKRFADSRIPVEFKGHSYTEFFADKNMLKEVKKLKT